The window gtatttgtttggtcgaatgctgagctttgttcgagtagggaACTGGTcatataccgaggttccactgtaatttaaCACTAGGGCATAACTGAAAGATCTGTTGACTAGAGAGAGGAGGGGGTGTAGGGCTGACCTGTAAATTAGGCCATATCAAACTCTGTACCTGGATATTCTGCTGAAATCTCTctcaaatttttatttattttaagggGAAAGCTCCAAGCCTGTAAGAGTTGTACAGTGCCCCAGGCCTGGGAGGCATTGAGGTTCAGTCTAAGAAATGAGAAAAGTCTAGtgccccagatcaagagccccctcaccagcatcaaggcacctccctcgaGGGTCTGTATTGAATTTAGGAAGTCATAGCCTCTTCATGGACATTTAAATAATTTAGAATATAtattttgatgctggtgaaggattctTGATCCACAGATGTGGCTCCATCCTTGCATTGGACCTAATTGCCTCCTATTTTCCGTACTTTGTATAACTCGCATGGCTTTAGTGCTTTCCATGGAGGAGTAATATTAAATCTGATTAATGTAAAGTGCACAAAGTTGTCATTTAAATCATAAATCCTGTTTAATGTCAGATTCTTTGGTTGCTCTTGTTGTAGACTAACAGAGCAGCAGCTACTCGTGAAACAATTACTCCAacttatataaaaaaaagaaggaaaataaattaaaattatttaaCTCTTCTTTATTATAAGGCTCCCTGAAAGTAACAGAAATATTTGAAGTTAATTTAACATTTGAAAGCCTAAACATCAGACCTAGAGTGATGCTATTATGATTTGTTTTCGAGGTTGTCTCCCCGATGGCAGGAGTGGAACCTACCTGGCACTCATTATATACTAAAAGCAATAACAAAAATAGTAAGTGATACTTAAATTTTGTTGATTATTGGtgtaatgatggactgactgcCATTGGTTGACTACTTTCCCATGAATGTAATGTAATTAACTTAAAGGTATGCTCAGCTGTGCCTTCATATAagattatgttaggtaaaaggggaCATGTGCAACTGACATTTTGTGcaaatgtttcactctccaggagctttgtcaagccatgataaagttcctggagagtgaaaaattgccacaataaaatatcacattggctgcacttttgtccttttacctaacactgtCAGTAATTCCATCAACGTTATTACTTTTAAGATTGTTTTGCTCGCAAGTTTTACCATGATGGGAACAAACCCTACTAATGCATGTATTCCATCCAGCAAAATGTAGTAGTATGAAGACAACTGCCACTAGGTCAGGTGCTGGAATGGAGTTTGGGATAATGTCACAAGTAGGCATCTGTCTATGTAGAATGAGTTGTACAAAGGGTCTGCATTACTAAAGACACCCTACTTCTGTGCTGTGGTATTGTGTGATTGACTTATTTCCAGACATTTCATTTTTTCATCAGTAATAGACAGGGTTGTaaaaagtgaatgctagggtgttggggaaaggTGTGGGATTACAAGATGAAACTAATGCAAgctggaagttgtcacagttgctttttgtgggagtctgaagagaagttgcaaagattggtggatgaatttgggagatgtaaaagaaggaaattaagagtaaacataggaaagagcaaaatGGTGAGAGCaacaaaaatttaggtaatgaaagactggatatcatacTGAAAGAAGGGAGTATGGATTaagtgaatgtgttcatatatttgggaATGGACTTTTTGGCAGATGTCTGTGAAAGATGGtgtaaaccatagaactgacaAGGGGATAAAGGTAAGTGGTGCACCGATACatcagtggagacaaagaatgttatctatGGATGCTAGAGAGAATGGTATCAACAcgtacatgggtgtgaagcataggttgtgaatgttgctgtaaggaggaagctggaggcagtggagatgtcatgtctgagggcaatgtttgtggtgtgaatattatgcagagaattcaaagtTGATTAGGAGGAAATGCAGGATTACTGAAAGTACAgggtgtccacaaaaacactccctgatttcaaacagagATAACATGCAACTTAATTGTAATAATATTTCACAGTTGGTAGTTTCaaatgcaggatttcattcagtttcatgtggtacagggtagcattaaaggcacaatgtgcgcccctctggcTGCTCGGCAAATGTTGATGCAATACTCCAGTTCAGTTCAGTCCAGACACACTGCAGCATATCTGAAGTTATCATAcaaactgcttcagtgatcaaatatttcagctcctccagggttgcaagtaatggtggtacgtaaactgtgctcttcacgtacccctaaagaaaagtcacaaacagttatgtcaggtgacctctgcaagtggcctgAGGGGTCACCGGACCTGTTGACGACTTCTTTTTTTGGGGGTacatgaagagcacagtttatgtaccaccactacctgcaaccctggagaaGATGAAAATTTCAGTCACTGAAGCAGTTTGCATGATAactccagatatgctgcagagcgtctggactgAACTGGACTATCGCATCGATGTTTGCCAAGCAACCAGAGGGGCACACATTGAGTACCTTTAATGCTACCCTGTGGCACATGAAacaatgaaatcctgcatctgaagctactaactgtgaaagattattacaatcaagttacatgttatacctgtttgaaatcagggagtgtttttgtggacaccccatatgatccagagggctgaggagggattgttgaggtgatttggacatttagagaagatgaaacaaaacaggatgacttggagggggTTTAAACCTGTAGTGGAGGTACAGCAGGATAGGGGGCCCTGCCtaggaaagggagggggggtaaaggtggttttgtatgCAAAGAGCCTAGACATCCAACAGGCATATGCatgtgtgttagacaggagtagagacaaatggtttttatgacaatgagctgttggactgtgagcaaagtgacatttatgaaaggattcaaggaaaccggttagtgggtctcgagtcctggaggtgggaagtgcagtacctgcactctgaagaagtgggggatattgcagtttggaggagCATCTGAAATGCAGTTTTGGCATGCCTTTggtaagatagtgatggagtgactgatggtgaatttttttttttttgtcaccctgtatgtatgtatatagttTTGATTTGTTCCtctgacttgataaaactctgaAAGCTTGCTTAAAGGTTTATTGTGTTGCATTTTGTTACCATAATGTCCTCCACCCAGTAATGATTACAGGTGTAATGATAGGAAATAAAAAATAACGATTTAAGAGCATATTGTTTTGTTGCCAAAGCTCAATGTACTAATTAAATTTTATCATTTACAAATTTATTCACAAGTACAGAAGTTAAACAAATAAAAATTGAAGCACAGAATGGTACTCATGGTCAAGGCTCATAATTAcagtacaaatacagtggacccccgcataacgattacctccgaatgcgaccaattatgcaagtgtatttatgtaagtgcatttgtacgtgtatgtttgggggtctgaaatggactaatctacttcacaatatttcttatgggaacaaattcggtcagtactggcacctgaacatacttctggagtgaaaaaatatcgttaaccgggggtccactgtactatagtaTGTATCCCAGGACTTCACTTACCTATATAACTATTATAAATTtcaaatgcttaactattctttAGACCTATATccagagcgtgtgtgtgtgtgtgtgtgtgtgtgtgtgtgtgtgtgtgtgtgtgtgtgtgtgtgtgtgttgaatgcTTGACAACACAAAGAATTTTTACTAATGAAAGAGACTAATATAAAAAGCCGGAGGTTCCACAATAACCCACGTGGGTGGATGGGATGCCATCCCCAACCATATTGCCTCCTTTCTGGTGTGTTACCTGAAGGGACTGTAAATCCACAAAGATTACCTGTAATGAAGTCTGTAGTCCATTGTGATAGCAAGAGGGTTACTCATCAGGTACCTCTACTTCTCCACTGTCAACAGCAGCCTGCAATTCTTCTGGACCCTGGCCATCTATGGTACAACCAATGCTTCTGGCAGTACCCAGAATTTCCTTGATGGTACCAGCAAGAGTTTTGGCTTGGGAGCGGGGCCTCATGATGCGGGCAATATTGATCACCTCATCAAAagttatattgccattgtgtttaACATGTTTCACCTGTTGAGAAATTTACTCATTAATAGTCACTTGTGTTAATTTacattaaattatattttttagtGAATgccatttaaaaatatatgataCAACCAGAAAATACAGTATGCAAACATATTTgcaaccatctcagaccactaattacccaacaaaaggctgcagttagaatgataacaaattctcactacaggcagcacactccaccaatattcaatacactaaacctactcaccatacaaaacatccatacttattactgcacctattacatacatagaacacttaactctgatattaaccctcccctcaaacatctccttgccaacctcaacagaacacatgaccataacacaaggcacagatcactctttgatgttcctcgtgtccatctcacactatgcaaaaactcaatgcacataaaaggccctaaaatctggaattcattacctgtaaatataaaagaaacacaacctgtttataaattcaagtctcttctcaaagattacttactcacccaaaaccaaataaatactgaataactgaacattataaattgtatatcttaaatgtttctcacaattatatcacataaatgttaaacctaaaacccaatctaactttattattttttaaatacactacctaacagaatcactacctaactgaatgcaaccatatgacctgtctttgtaatactcacttgtgctttatagttatctgtttacattaatgttttatcactgatttcatcattgcttagtagcagcgctgtatagtccttgtggcttagcgcttctttttgattataataataataataatcattgcttagttaatcttaagttaattttaagccagcccgtaatgctatgcatagtataagtggctttggcatactgctcttatctgtattttttttgtacctctgtatgtgtgcacaaattggaaataaataaaaataaataaataaataaataaataaaaacttcAATGAAAATATCTATGCTGAAAATATTTGAATTGCAATACAGTACCTAAGTGGTTTATGAATTTtaactactatgtacgctctcatgatctccgcaatccttccatttatagaatggtcactgatattagtagacattctttatttgttcgccacccctgtttactccgtcccttctctcttcgccttcattcgctcttgtcttctcttcaattaccacctttctatgtacatgtagcatctcacttttccctacccccctgggaagttccagctgttcgagtctgttctttctctctcccttgctcaaaagcccaactgtctacggttgcttaccgctctctttttcttgaccactttcactctcattctcatgccattgctgtgtacacagatggctctaagtcttctgacggcgtaggattcgcagcagtgtttccggacagcgtcgtacaagggcatttactatcttcggctagtatttttactgctgaattgtacgccatccttacagcacttatccgtattgcatctatgcctgtgtcatcatttgtggttgtctcagactcccttagtgctttacaggctatacagaaatttgatacacctcaccacttagtcctccgtatccaactttggctacgccgcatctttaccaagcataaagatattgttttttgttgggtccctggtcatgttgacgtacagggcaatgaacaggcagacactgctgtgcggtcagcagtacatgacctaccagtttcatgtagaggtattccatttacggactattttgctgcaatatcttcccaacttcacacccgttggcaacaacgttggtctactatgctcggcaacaaacttcagtctattaaaccgagtataggttactggccgtcttcttatcaccagtgtcgaggttgggagactactctctcccgtctttgcattggccatactcgtcttactcatggatatctcgtggagaggtgccctgctcctctctgtgagaattgccaagttccattatcagtcagccacgttctgttggactgcccactttatcaacgagcacgcagaatttacctccgttgtcgtcttcgctctgctgctctctctttaccttcccttctcgctgatggacccacctttcatccagactctcattgactttttgacaacaactgacttacttcacaaattctgataccttcagccctttctacttcaatctcttgctaccctctacccccgtactctcccctgccccgctgttttctgtaacctactgatcatccctcctcccttctgccatccaataccctcgcttccttccctaccctgcagcgctgtatagcccttgtggcttagcgcttctttttgattataataatatgaatTTTAACATTGCCATTATGAAATACGAAGGAGGAAGCCTCAAGAAACTAGATTACCTTTATAGTGGGGAAAGGAGATACTGGAGATTGTGCTAGAAACTACTAATCCCATGGTCACTGTTGCAATGTTTAGCAGCATAACCAAAATTGCTCATAACTGCTGCTTACTCCCATCAACTGGATGTCTGGCAGATTAGTAGCTAGGAAATATGAACCTGCAATCCACTCAGCAGTATCAGTACTGCTAGTGCTTTATGCCACCCATCCAAGTAAAATATTACTGATTGCTTTTTCTTCAATTTCCTATCCTTGACTGTGAATGCAAAGTTAGCTATTTTCTATTGTGAAAGAGGCTAAAATCTACATGCAGTTGCCCTCAGTCAAACTGTAGCTTAGTGGTGAGCAACCTGTTTCTGTTTCCCAATCTGTCAAGAAAGAAGGTTGAAACTCCATTGAATTTTACCACTTTTGGTGCTGCCTTTGAATGTGTTCCTGCTGTGTACACTACTTAGTCATTCTATTAGAAATGTGGTCCCTGACAGCTTAGAGATTGAGATATTAGAAAATACTGTATCTTTTAAAGTGCTGAATGGCCCAATTTCTaatataatgctgtatgaacctaatgggtttagcacttggtttttGATTATAATCTAATATAACAATAACTTCTTGAATAGTCTACTATCAGAATCGAGTCCAGCAGAGGTATGCCAGCAGTCACTTCTGCTATGTCCAACAATGGGGCCAATGGCTACCCCTTCACGAGTGCCCTTAGCCACcagcatccccccccccccactatagGACCAAAATTGAACAGGTTATTGAAAGCTCTCTTGCCAACTATAACTTTATGCTCAGTTTTTGATAACCTCCATTCTCATTCTATTGCAgtggtcactgttggttgtaAATTCCCTGATGTTGAGTATGCAGCAATtttccttgaaaaaaaaaatcctacaagGTCATTTACTAATCTTGACCAGTATTTTCGCAACAGAGTTGTATGCAATTCTCTTGAGACATCGTACATTTGGCATTGATGTACACCTTGTTATTCACAGTTGACTCCTACAGTGCATTACAGGCTATCCAGACATCTGACTTCATCCCATCATCCTCCTTGCAGTTCTAACCCCTCCCCTACTCTTCAACAGGTTTACTGTTTTTTTCTATGAATACAATAAACTTAGAAATATATTTAACTATATACGCACCTTCTTTCTGTCTCTGTGTGGTTCCTTGAGGGCGCGGATAAGGAGCGCTGCAGCTGAGGGCACCACCTCCACTTGTGCCTGACGGTTTTGGATGGTGAGCTGCACTGTCACCTGCAAACTCATTTCAAACATTTTTAAGCATAACACCCAAATGCTTCTCATTCAAATGAAATGCATTACTTTGTGAGTTCTGTCAAAATGAAAGCACAGtataagggaggttccttgatgactCGATGCCAGTGTGGGGCGCTTGGCCCAGAGAATTGAATCTGACCTCCCCTTCTTTGGACTGAACCCGATTGCCTTTCATTccctcaggcactgtatgacccctattggTTTAAAGCTTCCCTTTCaccataaatgtaataatttaTGTCTTCTAGTGGGTTTAGTTGAAGTTTTTCATGAAAATAAATTCTCTTATGTGCtaaacattattatttttttttttatcaaactaATATGTAGGAGTTTTAATTTGCTTTTGATGCTCAGCAATAGCTACTGAAGTGAAACTTCATAATTTATAAACACAAAGGTAAACCAATTTGATGAAGTCTCATAATCTAAGGAATTAAAGTTACTCTTCTCTTCCTTGGATGACACACTGCCACCCATTCCCAAAGCACTGTATGATCATTCTGGATTCAGGGATTCTTAggaattagtgtgtgtgtgtgtgtgtgtgtgtgtgcatgtgtgtgtgtgtgtgtgtgtgtgtgtgtatatatatatatatatatatatatatatatactgtatatatatacacagtggacccccggttaacgatattttttcactccagaagtatgttcaggtgccagtactgaccgaatttgttcccataagaaatattgtgaagtagattagtccatttcagacccccaaacatacacgtacaaacgcacttacataaatacacttacataattggtcgcattcggaggtaatcgttatgcgggggtccactgtatatatacagtggacccccgcttaacgatattttttcattccagaagtatgttcaggtgccagtactgaccgaatttgttcccataaggaatattgtgaagtaggttagtccatttcagacccccaaacatacacgtacaaacgctcttacataaatacacttacataatttgtcgcattgggaggtgatcgttaagcgggggtccactgtatatatatatatatatatatatatatatatatatatatatatatatatatatatatatatatatatatatatatatatatatatatatatatatatatatatatataaacccttGTGTTATTCTCAAAACTGAAGGCAATTTTATGGGTACAAGAAAGATTTTCCAATGCAGTATAATTTTCTCCACTTACGTGAATTGGTTATGCGATGTCCTATTTCTTTTGGTAATTCTGCACATGCAATATATACACAATATgtaattatggtgaccagatctattcagcagcctctcctgctactctctctagccttaaccccatccatcaccaaggattacgtttatgccttggtgctttttgctcttcccctgttgagagcctctatgcagaagtgaatgttccatccttgtctgatcgccgtgatgcccattgccttcgctactatgtacactctcacaatctctgcaatccttccatttatagaatggtcactgatattagtagacattctttatttgttcaccgcccctgtttgctccgtcccttctctcttcgcctacattcgctcttgtcttcccttcaattACCACCcttatatgttcatgtagtatCTCGCTTCTCCCTACcctcctgggaagttccagctgtttgggtctgttctttctcactcccttgctcgaaagcccaactgcctacggtggcttcccgctctctttttcttgaccacttgcactcattctcatgccatcacagtgtacacagatggctctaagtcttctgacggcatcggattcgcagcagtgtttccagacagtgtcgtgcgagggcatttactatcttcggctagcatttttactgctgaattgtatgccattctcgcagcacttattcgtatcgcatctatgcctgtgtcatcatttgtggttgtctcagactcccttagtgctctacaggctatatgaaaattttatacacctcaccccctagttctccgtatccaactttggctacgccgtatctctaccaagcataaagatattgttttttgttgggtccctggtcatgttgacgtacagggcaatgaacaggcagacactgctgtgcagtcagcagtacatgacctaccaatttcatatagaggtgctccatttccggactattttgctgtaatagctacccaccttcacatccattggcaacaacgttggtcaactctgctcggtaacaaacttcattctattaaaccgagcataggttactggccgtcttcttgtcatcagtgccgaggttgggagactactctctcccgcctttgcattggccacactggtcttactcatgggtatctcatggagaagcaccctgttcctctctgtgagcagtgtcaagttccagtatcgattagccacattctgttagactaccctctctatcaacgagcatgcagaatttacctccaacgtcgtctccgctctactactctctctttaccttcccttcttgctgatggaccctcctttaatcctgactctctcattgacttcttggcaacaactgatttactccacaaactctgatgatacctttcgcactcccctcagccctttctacctcaatctcttgctgccctctaccctttcaccatccactccccgctgttctccgtaacctattacttatccatctcccttttgccacctgatacccccacttcctgccctgcagcactgtatagcccttgtggtttagtgcttctttattataataataacaatatgtaACTGCTTACTACATTCATGAGGAAGTGCTATGGAGAGACAGTGGTATAAAATACTTATACTGCAATTGTGTCTTTTTACAAATCGTGTATCATTCTTTATAAATAATGGTTTGCCCACAAAGTGGGCTTTATTAAAATCATAAACCCAAACCTAGAGGGAGGGTGAGTACATATATGGGAGAATGGCAAGGTGCAAAGAGGCAGGCTAGAGATCAGACAAATGATGGGTGTGGGAGGTTATCTTGGGTCAGCAGGTCCATGCCAACGTTTCTCAGAACTTTTACTGTATGGGAAGATGATCTAGAAGCTTTCTGACAAGAGGCTCAGCTATGTTATAAAATCAATAGTTCTGGCATAAATTGTTGGATGCAATGACAATGTTTATTCTAGGATTCTGCCTCGCTGGTGTCCTCTTCCTTGGCAAAAGTAGTCACTGTGAAATGCTGGCATTATTCAAGACGATTTCTGCTGACATTGTTCAGAAATGATTTTGTGATCTCTGGATGTATCATATACTTATATTTGTTACAGTCATTGCAAGGGATAGTGTATACTCCTGCAGTGGTTTTGTTTTGTTAGTGGTATCCCTTCCTGGTGATTCCTTTGACAGTAGCCGAGgcagtattacctggagtttacctggagagagttccgggggtcaacgcccccgtggcccggtctgtgaccagacctcctggtggatcagagcctgatcaaccaggctgttactgatggctgcacgcaaaccaacatacaagccacagcccggctggtcaggtaccgactttaggtgcttgtccagtgccagcttgaagactgccaggggtctattggtaatcccccttatgtatgctgggaggcagttgaacagtatgGAGGTAGGTCTGACAACAGAATTGTTAGAGAGGACTGTGAATGCTCTTTCAGCAGTATCTAGTCTGGGTGAATTAATGATTTTATGTGAATGGCCTCTGCAATCTCTAAGGTTAAGGGTAGTGAAGTTTAGAGAAGACTTGTT of the Cherax quadricarinatus isolate ZL_2023a chromosome 79, ASM3850222v1, whole genome shotgun sequence genome contains:
- the LOC128702696 gene encoding large ribosomal subunit protein uL11, yielding MAPKFDPTEIKIVKLRAVGGEVGATSSLAPKVGPLGLSPKKVGEDICKATTAWKGLKVTVQLTIQNRQAQVEVVPSAAALLIRALKEPHRDRKKVKHVKHNGNITFDEVINIARIMRPRSQAKTLAGTIKEILGTARSIGCTIDGQGPEELQAAVDSGEVEVPDE